A single Triticum dicoccoides isolate Atlit2015 ecotype Zavitan chromosome 2A, WEW_v2.0, whole genome shotgun sequence DNA region contains:
- the LOC119357257 gene encoding protein NRT1/ PTR FAMILY 5.10-like, with amino-acid sequence MAMVDAEAPFLEAREEPLAGVSDFRGRPVYHATSGGWRSAIFVAVVEGAGSFAYYGVSANLITYLTGPLGHSNAAAAAAVNVWTGTARLLPLLGAFVADSWLGRYRSIILACTLYVLGYGMITLASTLLAQQPSLTLDNDSSPRPLSLQVAFFYASLYLIAFAQGADKPCGLSFTADQFDPDHPSECAARSSFFNWWHFSIAVGIGIAINVVSYIQENFGWGIGFGMLCTVMICAFVVFLLGIPTYRLHMSIAGCGSPFARLGRSFITLAKNSSFFFRTKRHQNEDEDVTRNLEEARGMLRLLPIWVACLAFGVVFAQITTLFNKQGCTLDRRIFGGLEVPSATLQTFWPAAVLLFVPLYDRVLVPALRCVTGIPSGLTLLQRIGTGMAVSLAAMCVAALVEARRLEMARQHELVDDGGATVPMSWAWLVPQYMMVGVADVFVIVGMQEFFYDQMPKELRSLGIALYCSVIGVGGFISGALISLIDRITRSDGGDSWFSDNLNRAHLDYFYWVLAGLSATELVLYIYFARSYVYKDKRDRAE; translated from the exons ATGGCAATGGTGGACGCCGAGGCTCCCTTTCTCGAGGCCAGGGAGGAGCCGCTGGCCGGCGTCTCCGACTTCCGCGGCCGCCCCGTCTACCACGCCACCTCAGGCGGGTGGCGCTCCGCCATCTTCGTCGCCG TGGTGGAGGGCGCCGGCAGCTTCGCCTACTACGGCGTGTCGGCTAATCTGATCACGTACTTGACGGGGCCGCTCGGCCACTCCAACGCTGCGGCAGCTGCGGCTGTGAACGTCTGGACGGGGACGGCCAGGCTCTTGCCACTGTTAGGCGCCTTTGTCGCCGACTCCTGGCTAGGCCGCTACCGCTCCATCATCCTCGCCTGCACCCTCTACGTCCTG GGTTACGGCATGATCACTCTAGCATCCACGCTCCTTGCTCAGCAACCGTCACTAACCCTGGACAATGACTCCTCTCCGCGTCCTTTGTCGTTGCAAGTGGCCTTCTTCTACGCCTCCCTCTATCTCATCGCCTTCGCACAGGGTGCTGACAAGCCTTGTGGCCTTTCCTTTACCGCCGATCAATTTGACCCTGACCACCCTAGCGAATGCGCAGCCCGCAGCTCCTTTTTCAATTGGTGGCACTTTTCCATAGCCGTTGGTATAGGTATCGCCATTAATGTCGTAAGCTATATCCAAGAGAATTTTGGTTGGGGAATTGGTTTTGGCATGCTATGCACCGTAATGATTTGCGCCTTCGTCGTGTTCCTCCTTGGCATTCCTACCTACCGCCTCCACATGTCCATCGCTGGCTGCGGTAGCCCCTTTGCCCGTCTCGGCCGTAGTTTCATTACTCTTGCCAAGAACTCAAGCTTCTTCTTCCGCACTAAAAGACACcaaaatgaagatgaagatgtcacAAGAAACTTGGAGGAGGCACGTGGCATGCTAAGGCTATTGCCAATCTGGGTTGCATGCCTAGCATTTGGCGTGGTGTTCGCGCAAATAACTACACTCTTTAACAAGCAGGGCTGTACCCTTGATCGTCGTATCTTTGGCGGCCTAGAGGTACCATCAGCCACGTTGCAAACGTTCTGGCCAGCAGCCGTCCTATTGTTCGTGCCTCTCTACGACCGTGTTCTAGTGCCGGCATTGCGTTGCGTGACAGGCATCCCATCAGGACTGACGCTGCTGCAGCGAATAGGCACGGGCATGGCCGTGTCGCTAGCCGCCATGTGTGTGGCGGCGTTGGTGGAGGCTCGGAGGCTAGAGATGGCGCGGCAACACGAACTGGTTGACGATGGTGGTGCGACAGTGCCGATGAGCTGGGCATGGCTAGTGCCACAGTACATGATGGTCGGGGTGGCGGATGTGTTCGTGATAGTTGGGATGCAGGAGTTCTTCTATGACCAGATGCCTAAAGAGCTTCGTAGCCTTGGGATAGCGCTCTACTGCAGTGTGATTGGCGTTGGCGGCTTCATAAGTGGCGCTCTCATTTCACTCATTGACCGCATCACCCGTAGCGATGGCGGCGACAGCTGGTTTTCTGATAATCTCAATCGCGCCCACCTCGACTACTTCTACTGGGTGCTCGCCGGCCTCAGCGCCACCGAGCTTGTGCTCTACATCTATTTCGCTAGATCCTACGTCTACAAGGACAAAAGAGACCGTGCAGAGTGA